The sequence CCAGACAGGTTTCAgtcaaatatttatgttttatttagcatttaactatttaactatttTATAAACATGCATCCTCTTCTATGGTTAATATTCTCATCAAAGTGAGCATCATAAACGTaggaatcaaaataataaaagataggCTACTACACCTGTCAGAggaaatcaaatttatttttgtgccctttaatttattctttaaatttaTTATGTTTCTATGTTTGTGTTAGATAAATCCATTTGTGTGAAAATTGTATCACAAAAACAAGTAAATTGATgctgaataataattaattacgtTTCGTATAGAGGGGGACACAGGAGTGGATTTTCAAACCTCTCCCGTCCCACTCCCAGAAAAAAATCCCGTCCCATCCCAAtcccgcaaaaaaaaaaagactgggtAAAATCCCAGCCCGTCCCAATCCCAGAGGAATGACTCCTATTCCCTCCAActtccgtgtttttttttttccgactcCATTTTTAATTCTCGCGGCTTCTAGAGAGTGCATGGGGAAGACGCCTTCCCTTATATTTTTGTGTGGAGCACGTCATTCATTTAAGCAGCaacagattatatttttatttatatcaaaagtatatgtgtgtattcccggtcccgcccactcccgctgacattttttatttttttcctgtcccGTTCCAGTCACATGATTAATAGTGATTTTGTTGCCCATCCCACAGGATTCCCTCTTCGTATTAGTAATTCTCTCAATGGCTCTGATCGTCTATTAAACCGCATATGATTGGTCAAACGTAATAACCGTGCAATTTGAATTTTTACGCACTTTTAACTGCTCAGTCGGAACCATGAGTTTATTAGCATATGAAAACATTATAACAAACATGTATGGACACCAGGATATGTAAATATCAGATCGTTTATCAGAGCTGGGTatgcaaaggttttttttttgctaaaaacaACGCCTACTGGTTAAGTTTGTATAATTCAGCCTTggttgtgttgttatttttccATATTAAATAAACTGATGACCAAACCGATTTTTCACACACacgataataataaaataaaagcaatctATACAATTTTTTGTTGCAGAAAACAATTACAGATTTGACAATAATGCAAAATTTAAGTTAATCATTACACATTTCATTCGGATCGCGGTTGAAGCCACGGGTGGGTCGGAGGCGGATATGAGAgatatgatatatttatataagtgaACGTTCATTTAAAACagcattcattaaaaaaggATTAAATGATATCGAAGCTGCCGGGTGATTCGGGTGACGTTTATGATTCGAGCaactgtaatgtacagtaagaaaAAAGATTAAGCTGTAGATGATTTTAATTGCAGTCTGAATGTCCACATCAGTGGTCATCATCACTATTTCAGAATGTGGTAGACAGGTGGTTCTAAAACTGTATCAGCATGAGACCCCCTGGCTGTATGCAATGTGCATCCAAGTTTGTGTCCCCTtccacagaaaatgaatgacacGAAACAATTTCAGACTTACAACCATACAtatgaaataatacaaaagaaTGCTTTATGCAATGATTTGATAAGTTATGTTGGTTGGTAGTCTTTTTCTCTGATGATTACATTCAATAAATTCTATAGGCATagttcataaaatgtcaaaagtgTGGCTTGCCCTCTTTGCCATCTGGCAACTCCGCAGGAGGCATGATGACCATCCGTTTGGAAACAACTAGGTTAAAATCCATATTAATGGACTTTTATTACATaagataatatataattttattacaaaatggaGGTTATGCTTTGGTGGGGTTGTTGCCACTGTCTTATTTGTCGAATTCTTTATACTTAACTGGATTAGTATGTACTATGttccaaatatttttgtttttttaaattgattcaCACTTAAAGACTGAGAAGCATAGTATAACCTTTCAATGATAGATCTTGTAATAACTATATAACTTATAAAaagtttgtttgtattgtttaagTCTGTTATTGAATTACTTGTACTGCTTCTCATCTTGGCCAGGTCACTCCTGTAAATTTTAATCTCAGTGAGTTCAACCtctttaaataaaggttaaataaaataaataaataaaaactaatggttaattgttttctgttttttttttgtccaaaacTTGGTTAAGTTACATTTCCTCTGACAACTTGGCGTagtagtatataataatataatccttttattattttgattcctaaattcataaatatttgactGAAACCTGTCTATTAATATCTGTTTGCATGAACTTTAAGTTTGAAATTTGGTAAATGTTGCCCCACCTCGTACTTTTAATTCCTTCCTATGATCTCGCGCTGGGTAATTGGAAGGAGTGTTGTGCTTTGCGAATTACCCATCGCGAGTTGGTAAACGGCGTGTGCTACATTTGCTCTGCCGATTGCGAAAACGCTTGCCAGAATATTCCCTgacccttgtgtgtgtgtgtgtgtgtgtgtgtgtgtgtaagagagaatatgagtgtgtgagtgtgcgcgcgcgcagcCTTTGATCccagtgtgtttacagtacacTATCAGCAGACGAGTGGGAGGCGCCCAGTCTCACTGTATACGAGTCGTAGGCAAAATAAACAGTGGAACAGATCAGATTTTTCAGTGTGGTGCGTATTTTATTAGCCACATCTTAGTAACGGCTTCTCTGACgtgtttctgtaaataaaataaaataaaataatgatgtaaGTGTTTACCCGCGACTCATTTCAGGTCGACACCCAAACAAAGGTTCTTTTGAATAGAGAAATGAGCCCGCCTCTTAGACATACCTCAGAGCCTATTGGCTAGGACATGCATATCTTCCATTCCATTGGACAGTCGcgctgtcactcacacacaacacggAAGCGTAGAAGGAAGTAAAAAAGGCTTGCTGTAGACAGCACAGAAACAAGCAGCCATGCTTTGACAGAAATGTTTACAGGATCATCGCTATCCTGATAATGATAaggtaaaatatgtttttttttttatatcatgaGTCTGTTTTGACacaattattgttattttcttgTGCAGTGACATCATAGAGTGTGTTCTGTCGCCTGACTGCTGTTTTATTCTAATGTTGTTATTGTAAACTCATTAAATAATAACCTCATCTCATCTGTTTAATCGGATCATTTATAGTGCCttgaaatgaaatggaaaatgCTTTCTTTTCAGTTTGATGACTATGAGGAAATGTAATATATTACACATATCTTTATTTACATCTGTGCTTTTCACTCCATTCATAAGTCACTGAATTAGTTCACATCAACAACGGCTTAGCTataggttgattttttttttttaacaataaacaacaactgaaCAATAAAATGGTTATCCGATAACACACAGGTGTTAAACAATAACAGAAACCGTAGCCATATTCTGTTTACAGTGTAAGGTACATCAGTAACACAATACTTTTTTGTTAAAGGTAGGTCATGTTCACAAATGCTACATCTTTATTGTTTCCTGCATCCCAAAGGTCCAGGATGTCATCCAGTGAAGTTGCGAAATCAAAAGACACCGTTGCCAAAATTAAAAGGGAGTGTAGCAGTGATGAGAATCAACAGGTACCTGAGGTGGAACAGCACTCCCAGAACGTCAACGATGTGTCCACCAGTGCAGATGAAAACACTGTGGCTGCGAAGAACCTGGCACTTCTTAAAGCCTTTTCTTTAGATGTGAAGTTTGAGGTCGGTGAAGAGTATGACATTATCGAGACCATCGGCACAGGTGCCTATGGCGTTGTGTCATCTGCCAGGAGGCGGGACAATGGTAGGGACCCCAAAATGTTGTTTGACTAAACTTGTAATGTTAAGCacaataattaaacacagattttacatatttaactTAACTCTAAAATATTACGCTGACACCTATTTTTAATGGAatgttttccatttattttaacGATAATACTTATTATGCAGGGCAACAGGTGGCTATAAAGAAGATCCCGAATGCGTTTGAAGTTGTGACGAATGCCAAACGCACACTTCGAGAGCTCAAGATCCTCAAACACTTTAAACATGACAACATTATTGCAATTAAGGACATCCTTCAGCCGTCGGTGCCTCCTTCAGCCTTTAAATCGGTGTAAGTGTGAGCATTGTGTCATTTGTATATAAAGTGGAAGCAAAGaagcttggtggttagcacatttCCCTAGTACCTCTAGGATTACATTCTGCCTCCAACCTGCATGCGCAGAGTTTGCCTGTTCTTCTCATGCTTCAGGAGTTTCCTCTAGGACCATGTCAAAATGCATGGTATCGCTAAATTGCTCATCAtctgtgtgtgaagggtgtgtgcgCGTGAATTTATGCTTGATAATTGGTTTCCACTCCATTCAGGGTGTCCCCCACCTTGTAGCTTGAATCCCTGCGGATTGGTTCTTGACCCTACGTAAGGAAATGGAAATGGAtaaattttcttcttctttaaatgtTTCAGCCTTTTGTTTGATCatctttgtttcctttttgtagGTATGTTGTCCTTGACCTAATGGAGAGTGACCTACACCAGATCATCCACTCAAGACAGCCTTTGACCTCTGAGCACACGCGCTACTTTCTGTACCAGCTGTTGCGTGGTCTGAAATACATCCACTCAGCCAATGTAATCCACCGCGACCTGAAGCCTTCAAACCTGTTGGTGAACGAGAACTGTGAGCTGAAGATAGGGGACTTTGGCATGGCCCGGGGTCTAAGTGCTGCCCATGCTGAGGAGTCACGTTCCTTCATGACAGAGTATGTGGCTACACGTTGGTACCGTGCACCAGAGCTTCTGCTCTCACTTCATCACTACAGCCTTGCCATTGACCTCTGGTCGGTGGGCTGCATTTTTGCCGAGATGCTGGGTCGTAAGCAGCTCTTCCCAGGCAAGCACTATGTGCACCAGCTGCAGCTGATTCTCTCTGTCTTGGGTACACCACCTGAGAGTGTAGTGGGTACTATTGGAGCTGAAAGAGTGCGCTCATACATCCAGAGCTTGCCTTTTAGGGCACCTGTGCCTCTCAGCAAACTGTACCCACAGGCTGAACCTGTTGCATTGGACCTTCTGAACGCCATGCTGCACTTTGACCCTCGTGAACGGATTAGTGTGTGCCAGGCACTAGAGCACCCCTACCTTGCCAAATATCATGACCAAGATgatgaacctgtgtgtgtgcctgcctttGATTTTGAGTTTGACCGACAGCCAATGGGGCGAGAGCAGATCAAGGAGGCCATACTTGCTGAAATACAGGACTTCCACCAGAAGAAACAAGGTAGCAAGAAGATCCATTTCAAACCGCTTCAGAGACTGGGACAAGTGGCAGAGAGCACAGGTAATCATGTCTATCCAATGGTGCCCAGTACTCAAAACCAGTCAAATGTGACACGCCCTCAGCAGCAAAAAGTAAATCACAATTTGGCCGTAGCACAGAGTTCTGTCACGTTTGTTCCTTCATTAAATAAGCAAGCTCTTCCACCAGTTTTTGCCCATCTTGCCAATTATATGACACCATTCACAAGAAATTGTCAGGATGTGGACATGCCCAGTGCAAATTCAGATGGACAACCAGAGACCATAGACCTTACCACTCCCACATCCAGCCAAGGCACACCACCTTGTGAACCAACTGGAGATTGCACCAAGAGGGAGGACTGTGCTCCTGCAAATCAAGTTTCTGCTGTACAGACAGTTCAGAGCCAGGCACTTCACCAGCCACCAGCCTCTACAGCACCTCAATCCAGTATCACAAAATCCAGTGTCTCTCTTTCACTATCTCAGATGCAagcttattctctctctcagtcgCTTTCTCATTCACTTGGAAAAGGGGGGAAAGGAACTTCTGGAGAAACCACTAGAAAGGAAGGAGCAATTTCTGATGATACCAAAGCAGcacttaaagcagctttactcaAGTCGGCACTAAGGCAAAAGGCACGAGGTATGTGtaaccatacagtacataaaccaTTGTACAGTACCTTTTGTTTCTTATGTGGGACTTGATGAAGAAATTGATGAAATTTCAAATTCCCATAACCTAATTTTTATCATTATAAATCTTTTCATCATCAATATGCTTTTGTCTTCTCCATTATTTCTATACTAGTGTGCCTTTAAGGTGCTGTTTGTAACCTGGAGGTCAATTCATTTGAGTAGACCACACGTTGTTAAATCGGACATTCGAGGAGATGGCAATAATTATGCTATAATCATGAATAGGTCTAAATATTAAGCTCAGTTATCTTGGTCAAGATCATGGAGGATTCAGAGACTATCCCTGACACTTTGTGCTTgaggtagaggtcttctcgggtatAAGGAAATgaacccgacccgaagtgacccggatcactttttacccgaacccgacgtgcataattattatttttttaaggaagACCCGACCCGATGCAAACccaaaaaaattagacccgagtccgacccgaaccgttggaaattttttttttttaacccaactggacccgaatgttgcgtaactctacactaaagtagccgctacagagtggattcagaattgattgacaggtctgtttcaacgaaaattactgtagcttaccaccagccacatgtcgccagccacatgtcgcaagcggtcttggcaaacagaggagaggttggaaaaggactcgagtcgatgcacacacacgagatacagtagttcaggtcttctcgggtccgttcggtaaaaacacattcattttaaattacccgagacccgatgccgctattattatacccgacacGTGTCcaaggtacacgtgaaactttgaGACCTGAACCcgctcgggtcggacctcgggttttcggatctaagtgggcccgtgaagacctctagatTGAGGTGGGCATATTGGGTGGGACGGCAATACAAATTTGAGGGCACAATGTGTGCACACACCTTTTACACCCATAGAAATTTAGACTAGtcagtttgcttgtttttgtgagAAAACCCAAGAAAACAGCTGAAACCTTGATCATTTTGGATCTAAATCTATATTGTGACCGTCTTTATTGTTAAAGATGCTTTTGAAATTATTGAATGATTTAAAAGCAgatcattcatttttgtttttctttgatatCCAGATGGAAGTGCTGCAGCCCTGGGTATAGACCTGGGCAGTGGGACTGGGAGCTCTTCTTGCTTGACTTCATCCTCTGGTACAGAACACAGGAGACCTGTTACAGCACAAGAGAGACAGcgggaaagagaagagaaaagaaggaaaagacaGGAACGAGCAATTGAGCGAAAGAAAAAGCtaagagaaaaggagaaaaaggaagGGAAATCAGGCGAGTCCTTGGGTGGTGTCATGCTGAGTGACAATGACAAGAAGCTGCTGGAGCGGTGGGGAAGAATGATGGACAAATCACAGTTCATTGACAATAAAACCTCCAATAATATGCCAGGTTCTTGCCAGATGCAAGCAACTGTGGGAAAAGGCGCGTTGTCTTCAGACACTGTAGAGTCAGTGGCAGACAAACAACCAAGTGAGTTGCAGGCATTCAAACCACCCCAACAAATGCCTCAGATTAATCAGTGTGTGGCGTCTGGAATATTCGATCCTTGTGCCACCTTCAATTCCTTGCCAATCCCCTTAGACTCTGCTCAAAATGGGGACATCGGGATGGTGGCAATTAGTGGAGATAGAGGTGTAGGGGGTGGGGCTTTAGCCATAGTTGGAGGTGGAACACTTGTTGCAGCCCCATGTACCCTTGCCAAGAGTGATGCATTAaaaccccaacccccaacccaaTTCCAGGGGTGTGGGACAGTATTAACCTCAGTAGGAAACTGGACAGGGAACCCGTCAGGTGGAGGAATGGCACAGCAGCAGCAAGCACAAATCCAGCACCAGTCACAGCAAGTCCAGCTGTCTCCTCTACAGCTAGGTCATGGGAGCTTACCCCAGCAGTCACTTCTGCTCACTCAAACCCAGTCCCTTACACACCCCCAACAAACTCAACCTCTTCCCAGCATTGAAATGACCATCACTAACCCACCTGTCAAACTCTTCTCATCAGACTCCTTCATCAAAAAACCTCTGAGTGGTATTCAGGGCACCAGTACATCGCTCTCTAACCAGAACACCGTAGTTGCTTCTGAGCCCATGGAGAAGTTGTGTTCTGAACTTGGCAGGCAGCAAAATGGTACTCCTTCACATGAAGCTTCTCATGAGGTACCTGGACCATCAGCCCAGACCAGCCTCACAGACACGGGGCTACCAGGAAGCTGCAGAGCACCAGACATTCATACAGTCACACTACAGCTGTCTAAGTCACAGGTCAGTTGTGAATAAACAAATCACGTGGAAGGATTATGAAAGTTTTAGCTTGGAGGTTTAAAATAATGGCATTTTTAGATTTTGTACTACTGCGAGGATATTTTCTTTTCCTGAAAAATAGCATCTACTGAATACTGAAGGACTTATGAATTGTTCAATCTCCCTTTGCTCATGTTTTATCCAGGTTGAAGATATTTTGCCCCCTGTTTTTTCTGTGACTCCCAAAGGCAGTGGAGCTGGATATGGCGTCGGTTTTGATCTTGACGATCTCCTCACTCAGTCGCTGTCTGACCTCCAGCACTCAGACCTCAGGGAAAGGTCAGTCATGactcatttaaaatataaatataatgtatttagttgttctttttatttaaatggttCCTGTAAGCTTACCAAGTGATTTAAACGGGTTCTTTACTTTCGTGACAGCCACAACGATTCTGCACCTCTTTCTGCATCCTTGCTGTCAGATTGGCTGGAAGTACACCGCATGACCCCAGCCGACTTGGAATCACTTCAGCAGGAGCTTCAGCTTGGATCTCCCATGATTCTTTCTGACAATTCCAACCTCCCTTAGACTAGATTTTGGCCTTCATGCCTCCCCCAAGCTCTGTCATGGCAATATGGCTCCTTAATTTATTCTACTCATGATCATATGCTTTACTTCCAAAACAAGTGCCAAGTTCACTAAAAACCCGATTTTGTCTGTGAAGATAAGTTTatgtttatagatttttttttaaatgacttcaCAAGTTTGAACATGTGCATTACAGAACCTATAGCATGCCATAGTGTATGTATTTCAAAGATTTATTTCCTATAGGTGTATACGTTCGGTCAAGTTTTACTGCTAAGAATTTTAACGTCTAACACATTACATGGCTAAATCGTTACCTTTCATGACCAAAACTGGAGGCCTAGTTAGCATTGTGGTGCTAATTTGGTGCTAAAACAAAGCATTACAGCTGAAGAATATGATCTTTATATGttaaataaagatataaacTGGGTCACAGGGCAGTAGGTTGACCTCAATTTTCTGTTGTGCCACAATCTTGATCTTGAAACTGAAAGTCTGGTGCTTTGAGACTTAAGACTTGCCCATTGGCAGCTACGACAGATTGCAGTAAAGTGTTGAAGCGCTATGAAAGGTTTGTAATTGTGTTCCTGAGGTGAACACGGAAGATAGACTAAAAAAGATCAACCACTGCCTTTGGATCCATGCAAACACGAACATCACCAAGCACATTTCAAACTGGAGGCAGATGAAGCAGCCTAGGTAGATGTTATTAAATAGATTCGATATTAGTGTTCAGATAAGTGATTTTTCACCAGCATGACAAATAACATGTTTGTTTGCAATAAAGGAACAAAAATGATCGATGTTCGAGTTGGTTTCACCGTTTCATTTAATGAATGCAAGGACCAAATTTTCAGCttgccttcttcccatagtACAGCCTGGTGCTATGTCCTTCCCAGATAAacagcacacatgcacatccacatgatgtaaaagaaaatgtgactCCTCAGGCTATGCTGCATTTttccattgctccatggtcAATTTCTGCTGCACACATGTCTACTGTAGGCCTGTTCAGCAACAGACAGGGGTCAGCATTGGCAATCTGACCGGTAAGTTGCT is a genomic window of Tachysurus fulvidraco isolate hzauxx_2018 chromosome 8, HZAU_PFXX_2.0, whole genome shotgun sequence containing:
- the mapk7 gene encoding mitogen-activated protein kinase 7 isoform X2, giving the protein MIRSRMSSSEVAKSKDTVAKIKRECSSDENQQVPEVEQHSQNVNDVSTSADENTVAAKNLALLKAFSLDVKFEVGEEYDIIETIGTGAYGVVSSARRRDNGQQVAIKKIPNAFEVVTNAKRTLRELKILKHFKHDNIIAIKDILQPSVPPSAFKSVYVVLDLMESDLHQIIHSRQPLTSEHTRYFLYQLLRGLKYIHSANVIHRDLKPSNLLVNENCELKIGDFGMARGLSAAHAEESRSFMTEYVATRWYRAPELLLSLHHYSLAIDLWSVGCIFAEMLGRKQLFPGKHYVHQLQLILSVLGTPPESVVGTIGAERVRSYIQSLPFRAPVPLSKLYPQAEPVALDLLNAMLHFDPRERISVCQALEHPYLAKYHDQDDEPVCVPAFDFEFDRQPMGREQIKEAILAEIQDFHQKKQGSKKIHFKPLQRLGQVAESTGNHVYPMVPSTQNQSNVTRPQQQKVNHNLAVAQSSVTFVPSLNKQALPPVFAHLANYMTPFTRNCQDVDMPSANSDGQPETIDLTTPTSSQGTPPCEPTGDCTKREDCAPANQVSAVQTVQSQALHQPPASTAPQSSITKSSVSLSLSQMQAYSLSQSLSHSLGKGGKGTSGETTRKEGAISDDTKAALKAALLKSALRQKARDGSAAALGIDLGSGTGSSSCLTSSSGTEHRRPVTAQERQREREEKRRKRQERAIERKKKLREKEKKEGKSGESLGGVMLSDNDKKLLERWGRMMDKSQFIDNKTSNNMPGSCQMQATVGKGALSSDTVESVADKQPSELQAFKPPQQMPQINQCVASGIFDPCATFNSLPIPLDSAQNGDIGMVAISGDRGVGGGALAIVGGGTLVAAPCTLAKSDALKPQPPTQFQGCGTVLTSVGNWTGNPSGGGMAQQQQAQIQHQSQQVQLSPLQLGHGSLPQQSLLLTQTQSLTHPQQTQPLPSIEMTITNPPVKLFSSDSFIKKPLSGIQGTSTSLSNQNTVVASEPMEKLCSELGRQQNGTPSHEASHEVPGPSAQTSLTDTGLPGSCRAPDIHTVTLQLSKSQAVELDMASVLILTISSLSRCLTSSTQTSGKATTILHLFLHPCCQIGWKYTA
- the mapk7 gene encoding mitogen-activated protein kinase 7 isoform X1, which translates into the protein MIRSRMSSSEVAKSKDTVAKIKRECSSDENQQVPEVEQHSQNVNDVSTSADENTVAAKNLALLKAFSLDVKFEVGEEYDIIETIGTGAYGVVSSARRRDNGQQVAIKKIPNAFEVVTNAKRTLRELKILKHFKHDNIIAIKDILQPSVPPSAFKSVYVVLDLMESDLHQIIHSRQPLTSEHTRYFLYQLLRGLKYIHSANVIHRDLKPSNLLVNENCELKIGDFGMARGLSAAHAEESRSFMTEYVATRWYRAPELLLSLHHYSLAIDLWSVGCIFAEMLGRKQLFPGKHYVHQLQLILSVLGTPPESVVGTIGAERVRSYIQSLPFRAPVPLSKLYPQAEPVALDLLNAMLHFDPRERISVCQALEHPYLAKYHDQDDEPVCVPAFDFEFDRQPMGREQIKEAILAEIQDFHQKKQGSKKIHFKPLQRLGQVAESTGNHVYPMVPSTQNQSNVTRPQQQKVNHNLAVAQSSVTFVPSLNKQALPPVFAHLANYMTPFTRNCQDVDMPSANSDGQPETIDLTTPTSSQGTPPCEPTGDCTKREDCAPANQVSAVQTVQSQALHQPPASTAPQSSITKSSVSLSLSQMQAYSLSQSLSHSLGKGGKGTSGETTRKEGAISDDTKAALKAALLKSALRQKARDGSAAALGIDLGSGTGSSSCLTSSSGTEHRRPVTAQERQREREEKRRKRQERAIERKKKLREKEKKEGKSGESLGGVMLSDNDKKLLERWGRMMDKSQFIDNKTSNNMPGSCQMQATVGKGALSSDTVESVADKQPSELQAFKPPQQMPQINQCVASGIFDPCATFNSLPIPLDSAQNGDIGMVAISGDRGVGGGALAIVGGGTLVAAPCTLAKSDALKPQPPTQFQGCGTVLTSVGNWTGNPSGGGMAQQQQAQIQHQSQQVQLSPLQLGHGSLPQQSLLLTQTQSLTHPQQTQPLPSIEMTITNPPVKLFSSDSFIKKPLSGIQGTSTSLSNQNTVVASEPMEKLCSELGRQQNGTPSHEASHEVPGPSAQTSLTDTGLPGSCRAPDIHTVTLQLSKSQVEDILPPVFSVTPKGSGAGYGVGFDLDDLLTQSLSDLQHSDLRESHNDSAPLSASLLSDWLEVHRMTPADLESLQQELQLGSPMILSDNSNLP